Proteins from a genomic interval of Pseudoalteromonas sp. MEBiC 03607:
- a CDS encoding HAD-IA family hydrolase, translating to MSGVNAPSIDFDAFIFDLDGTLLDTADDLGHALNRVLADADIAPVAEHIYRPAASNGANALLEVGFGDKWPDVEQLALRQQLLDYYADDIAVHSKCFNGIEQLLIALEQNNIKWGIMTNKPGFLTEPLVQAIPSLSNAQAVVSGDTLAVSKPSPDPLLHTAEILDVDPTRCLYIGDAERDIQAAKAANMYSATALWGYIPSVDAALGWQADFNWHSPIDGFNHI from the coding sequence ATGAGTGGTGTAAACGCACCCTCTATCGATTTTGATGCTTTTATTTTTGATCTCGATGGTACGCTCCTTGATACCGCCGATGATCTGGGTCATGCATTAAATCGCGTATTAGCCGATGCAGATATCGCCCCAGTCGCTGAGCATATTTATCGTCCCGCAGCTTCAAACGGAGCCAATGCACTTTTAGAGGTTGGTTTTGGTGATAAGTGGCCTGATGTAGAACAACTGGCTTTACGACAACAGTTACTCGATTATTACGCTGATGATATTGCCGTTCACAGTAAATGCTTCAACGGCATCGAGCAGCTTTTAATTGCACTTGAGCAAAACAATATTAAGTGGGGCATTATGACCAATAAGCCCGGCTTTTTAACTGAGCCCTTAGTACAAGCGATCCCATCTTTAAGTAATGCTCAAGCCGTTGTCAGTGGCGATACATTAGCTGTTTCGAAACCATCACCGGATCCACTGTTACATACAGCTGAGATCTTAGATGTTGATCCAACTCGTTGTTTGTATATCGGTGATGCTGAGCGAGATATTCAAGCTGCAAAAGCAGCTAATATGTACAGTGCAACGGCGCTTTGGGGTTACATACCGAGTGTTGACGCTGCGCTTGGCTGGCAGGCAGATTTTAATTGGCATTCGCCAATTGATGGCTTTAACCATATATAG